Genomic DNA from Candidatus Methylomirabilota bacterium:
GCCGTCGGCGTACCGGCGGATCGCGACTTGCATGGCCAGGGCGGCGTAGCAGGCGCGCACCGCGTGATCCTCGTGGGCGACCGGTGCGCCGAACAAGGCCATGATGCCGTCGCCGAGGACTTGGTTGACCGTGCCCTCGTAGCGGTGAACGGCTTCCATCATGGCATGGAGGGCCGGATCGAGGAGGGCGCGGGCCTCCTCGGGATCGCGATCCCGCAGGAGCTCGAGCGAGCCCTGGATGTCGGCGAAGAGCACGGTCACCTGCTTGCGCTCGCCTTCGAGCGCGACCCGAGAGGTCAGGATCTTCTCGGCCAGATGGAGCGGGGTGTAGTCCCGCGGGGAGGGCGAAGGGCCGGCCGGCGTCAGCGCCCGGCCGCAACTCTTGCAGAACTTGGCGCCCAGGCGGTTCGGCGTTCCGCAGGCGGGGCACGCCGCTTCCAGGCGAGCCCCGCATTCATCGCAGAACCCCGCATCGGACGGGTTCGAGTGGCGACAGCTCGGGCACGGAATCGCCGACACTATGGCGTCAGATCGAGCGCCTCGACGATCCGGGAGAACGGAATCTGCGCCGTCTCGTTCAACTCCTTGACGAGCTGCGGGTTCGGCGCCTCGAAGAGGCACATGCAGCGGGACTCGCCGGGCACGAACGTGCTGCGGATGTATCGGACGTTCTTCCCCTCGGCCGTCAGCCGGCGCCCCGTCTCGATTGCCGCCCGCTGGGCGGCCCCCAGCTGCTCCAGCGTGATGCCCTTCAGATCGCGCTCGACCATGTAGACAGCCATCGCGGACCTCCTGGTTGGGTGAGGTGGGGTCAAGGGGTAGGCTAGGCGGCGCTCCGCCGCCTGTCAAGCCGGGGCCGGATGGCCGGGGCCGGATTGACAAGGCCAGGTCAGCCCCCGATAATGCGCCTGCGGTCGGGGGTGCCCAGCGGGCCCGGGCGCCGCCGCCACCCGCCGTCATCCGTGAAGATCGAGGTGCGCCTCTTTGCCAACCTCGCCGACTATCTCCCTCCGGGGACCGGGGGAGGCACGGCGATCCTCGAGGTGCCAGCCGACACGACGCTCGGCGAGCTCGCCCGCGGCCTCGCCATTCCCGACGAGTTGCCCCGCCTCATGCTCGTGAACGGTCACGACGCCGCCCCCGATCGGCGACTCGCGCCCGGCGACGTGGTCAGCATCTTTCCGCCGCTGGCGGGTGGATAGCCGGGCCGCCCCGCGTCTCCCATGACGGCGCCGCTCACCCCCGACGTCCTCGACGTCCCGCTCGCGAGCGCCCTTTACCGGACCATGCTCCGGATCCGGCGGGTCGAGGAGCGGATCCGTGACCTCTACGCCGCCGGTCGCCTGCCGGGGTTCATCCACCTCTCCATCGGTCAGGAAGCCGTGGCGGCCGGGGCGTGCGCGCCGCTCCGGCGGGACGACACGGTGACCAGC
This window encodes:
- a CDS encoding DUF4242 domain-containing protein, with amino-acid sequence MAVYMVERDLKGITLEQLGAAQRAAIETGRRLTAEGKNVRYIRSTFVPGESRCMCLFEAPNPQLVKELNETAQIPFSRIVEALDLTP
- a CDS encoding MoaD/ThiS family protein — protein: MKIEVRLFANLADYLPPGTGGGTAILEVPADTTLGELARGLAIPDELPRLMLVNGHDAAPDRRLAPGDVVSIFPPLAGG